A window from Flavobacterium sp. 83 encodes these proteins:
- a CDS encoding response regulator transcription factor, with product MKKRNTKILLVDDEPDILEIVGYNLTQEGYQIFTAANGKEAIIKAKKELPDLIIMDVMMPEMDGMEACENIRKIPELNNVIITFLTARSEDYSQVAGFDAGADDYITKPIKPKLLVSKVKALLRRLKEQEQNSETLNVGGIEINREEYKIRKDNVEIALPRKEFELFYLLASKPGKVFKRDEILDKVWGNEVVVGGRTIDVHIRKLREKIGEDLFKTIKGVGYKFEV from the coding sequence ATGAAAAAAAGAAATACAAAGATTTTACTGGTAGATGACGAGCCGGATATTTTAGAAATAGTGGGGTATAATCTTACCCAGGAAGGGTATCAGATATTTACGGCGGCCAACGGAAAAGAAGCTATTATAAAGGCCAAAAAAGAGTTGCCTGATCTTATTATAATGGATGTAATGATGCCGGAAATGGATGGAATGGAAGCTTGTGAAAATATTAGAAAAATACCGGAATTGAATAATGTAATCATCACTTTTCTTACAGCAAGAAGCGAAGATTATTCTCAAGTTGCAGGCTTTGATGCCGGCGCTGATGATTATATTACAAAACCAATCAAGCCAAAATTATTAGTAAGTAAAGTTAAAGCATTGCTAAGACGCTTGAAAGAGCAGGAGCAAAATAGTGAAACCCTTAACGTAGGTGGAATTGAAATCAATCGGGAAGAATATAAAATTAGAAAAGATAATGTAGAGATTGCTTTGCCACGAAAAGAATTTGAATTATTTTATTTGTTAGCTTCAAAGCCTGGAAAAGTATTTAAACGTGATGAGATTTTAGATAAGGTCTGGGGTAACGAAGTCGTTGTTGGGGGGAGAACCATAGATGTTCATATTAGAAAATTACGAGAAAAAATTGGTGAAGATTTATTCAAAACAATAAAAGGAGTAGGGTATAAGTTTGAAGTATAA